From Desulfonatronum thiosulfatophilum:
CATCCCGGAAGCTGCCTGGAACGCCTGATTGTCGCGGATGCCGGCATATCCGCTGGAGATGATCACCTTGGCCCGCGGGTTCAACTTTCGCAGTTCCGCCAGGAGCGCCTCTCCGCCCATGCCGGGCATGCCCACATCCGTGATGACCAGGGCTATGCGCTCCTGATCCCGGGTATACCGCTCCAGGGCCTGGCGCCCGTCGCCGGATTGGATGACGGTATAGCCATACCCGGTCAACAGCTCGCTGGTCGCTTCCCGGATCATCTCTTCGTCGTCCACCACCAGGATGACTTCCGTCCCGCTCAGATCAACCGGTTTCCCGTTGCATTTCGAGGCCGAAGCGCCTGAATCGAAATCTGCGGGAGTGTCAGCCGCAAGCGCTGCCAGCAAAATCATGAACGTGGCTCCTTCTCCAGGTTTGCTGGAACAGGTTACGGCTCCCTTGTGGTCCTGCACTATGCCGTAGACCATGGACAGTCCGAGACCGGTTCCCTTGCCGATATCCTTGGTGGTGAAAAACGGCTCGAATATATGTTGTCTGGTTTCTTCATCCATGCCGTTTCCCGTATCCGCGACGGTCAACCGGACGTGCCGCCCCGGGGCCAGCCCCAGGTAACGGGCATCTTCCGCGTTCAAGACGACATTTTCGGTTTGCAGAAGCAAGGTCCCGCCTTTAGGCATGGCATCTCTGGCATTATTGGCCAGATTGACCAGCACCTGCTCCATCTGAACGGGATCAGCTTGCACATCCGCCAATTCCGGCTCCAGACGAACCTCGATCTGGACCACCCGCGGCAGGGTATGCTGCAGCAGGGCCACAACATCCCGGACCTCCTTGTTCAAATTGATCCGCATCTGCCGCGAGTCGCCCCGCCGGCTGAAGGTGAGCAGGCGATCAACCAGTTCCTTGGCCTTGGACACGGTTGTATCTATCTTGACCAATGGATCCAAGATGACCGACTCCGAGCCGCTTGTACGATGATGTTTCTGGAGCAGTTGAACATGGCTGGCGATGGCCTGAAGCATATTGTTGAAGTCATGAGCAATGCCACCGGCAAGAGTCCCCACGGCCTCCATTTTCTGAGACTGACGCAACTGTTCCCCCAGCAGGCCCCGTTCATTTTCGACCCGTCGTCGCTCCTCGACTTCCTGCTTCAGCAAGAGATTCATGGCCTGCAGATCAGCGGTCCGGCTATCCACCAGTTCCTGCAGATTCTGCTGATAATGTCTGATTTCCCGGTCATAAGCCGTCAGGGCGTCCGCAGTCCGATTCAACGCCCGTCCCAAATCGCCGATTTCATCTTTGCCCAGATCGTCCAGGTGCGTGTCGAAGTCCCCATCGCCGAGGCGCTGGGTCCCCTGGACAAGCGCAAAAATCCTGCGGCTGATGTGCTGGCTGATCAACGCGGCCAACAGTAACACGGTCAACAAGGACAGCAGGGCGTTCCA
This genomic window contains:
- a CDS encoding hybrid sensor histidine kinase/response regulator; the encoded protein is MSLRIKFLLLFLFVGLMPLGLVGGYSLVRVGDAVRSSTHQNLESLGMEVGREIQRVVNEAYNAIHLLAQNQVLLSDAGMAELSAELARTDRFYPIIKDLTLLDLSGEVRASVHHFFRGNWTSTSWYRQARSGESLLSNVHALLHPYQVVMTVAVPVRGADNGAVRNVLIGQIAMERVWDIIHEVSLGPGGQARIVDNRGLVVASSASDEEILRPLAFPQLAESIISEGAGVTQITVGTKRVAAYLPVDQSQDLIRTNWHIVLTQPVAEAYSVMDRLREGLLWNALLSLLTVLLLAALISQHISRRIFALVQGTQRLGDGDFDTHLDDLGKDEIGDLGRALNRTADALTAYDREIRHYQQNLQELVDSRTADLQAMNLLLKQEVEERRRVENERGLLGEQLRQSQKMEAVGTLAGGIAHDFNNMLQAIASHVQLLQKHHRTSGSESVILDPLVKIDTTVSKAKELVDRLLTFSRRGDSRQMRINLNKEVRDVVALLQHTLPRVVQIEVRLEPELADVQADPVQMEQVLVNLANNARDAMPKGGTLLLQTENVVLNAEDARYLGLAPGRHVRLTVADTGNGMDEETRQHIFEPFFTTKDIGKGTGLGLSMVYGIVQDHKGAVTCSSKPGEGATFMILLAALAADTPADFDSGASASKCNGKPVDLSGTEVILVVDDEEMIREATSELLTGYGYTVIQSGDGRQALERYTRDQERIALVITDVGMPGMGGEALLAELRKLNPRAKVIISSGYAGIRDNQAFQAASGMISKPFALNDLLRLVRQVLDHPNPDT